A single window of Candidatus Limnocylindrales bacterium DNA harbors:
- a CDS encoding SDR family oxidoreductase, translating to MDKKQKESKQPAQPQDHQPGIESEMRPKPRAEDRQYRGSGKLQDKVALITGGDSGIGRAVAIAYAKEGAYITIVYLNEHKDAEETKKKVEQEGRRCLLMAGDVGNKSFCRQAVQQTIKEFGKLDILVNNAAEQHPQDSIENISSDQLERTFRTNIFSFFYMTQAALRYLKEGSAIINTTSITAYKGNPKLLDYSATKGAIVAFTRSLSQALVEKGIRVNGVAPGPIWTPLIPSTFPPEKIEKFGEDVPLKRPGQPEEVAPSYVFLASDDASYFTGQILHPNGGVIVNG from the coding sequence ATGGATAAAAAACAAAAGGAATCCAAACAGCCGGCACAACCTCAAGACCATCAACCTGGAATCGAATCGGAAATGAGACCCAAACCCAGGGCTGAAGACCGTCAGTATCGTGGAAGTGGAAAATTACAAGATAAAGTTGCCCTTATTACAGGGGGTGATAGTGGTATCGGTCGTGCGGTAGCCATTGCCTATGCTAAAGAAGGTGCATACATTACTATTGTATATTTAAACGAGCATAAAGATGCAGAAGAAACCAAGAAAAAAGTGGAACAAGAAGGTCGTCGTTGCCTTCTCATGGCGGGAGATGTGGGGAATAAATCATTCTGCCGGCAGGCGGTTCAACAAACTATCAAGGAGTTTGGGAAGCTGGATATCCTCGTGAATAATGCGGCTGAACAACATCCTCAGGATAGCATCGAAAATATTAGCTCGGACCAATTGGAGAGGACCTTCCGAACAAATATTTTTTCATTTTTTTACATGACCCAGGCCGCTCTCAGATATTTGAAAGAAGGAAGTGCTATTATCAATACGACTTCCATAACAGCGTATAAAGGAAATCCGAAATTATTGGATTATTCGGCCACGAAAGGAGCTATTGTGGCCTTTACCCGATCTCTGTCCCAGGCATTGGTTGAAAAGGGGATCCGTGTGAATGGTGTGGCCCCCGGACCGATTTGGACCCCTCTAATTCCTTCGACGTTTCCACCTGAGAAGATCGAAAAATTCGGTGAGGATGTACCTTTGAAGCGCCCAGGCCAGCCGGAAGAGGTTGCACCCAGCTATGTGTTCCTGGCATCCGATGATGCCTCCTATTTTACCGGCCAAATTTTACATCCCAACGGTGGCGTCATTGTCAATGGGTAA
- a CDS encoding DUF2892 domain-containing protein has protein sequence MESKLSTGINRQMTSEVQQQRMNRINVGEVERWLSVLAGGALTLYGLSRSSWGGLMLTWIGGSLLHRGITGHCYLYEALNVDTSQVFSPVSSRLPSNNEVSSTSQHIVGIASEESFPASDAPSWTPTTALGSPRK, from the coding sequence ATGGAATCAAAACTATCCACCGGGATAAACAGACAAATGACCTCTGAGGTTCAGCAACAGAGAATGAACCGCATCAATGTGGGGGAGGTTGAGCGCTGGTTATCCGTCCTTGCGGGCGGTGCGTTGACACTTTATGGTTTATCGCGCTCTTCTTGGGGTGGGCTTATGTTAACCTGGATTGGAGGAAGCCTTCTCCATCGAGGTATTACCGGACATTGTTATCTTTATGAAGCACTGAACGTAGATACTAGTCAGGTTTTCTCACCTGTTAGTTCCAGACTTCCTTCCAATAATGAAGTTTCGTCTACTTCACAGCATATTGTAGGGATAGCCTCTGAAGAATCATTCCCTGCCAGTGATGCACCGTCCTGGACACCTACGACGGCTCTAGGCTCCCCTCGAAAATAA
- a CDS encoding cytochrome c yields the protein MRSQKLKGQKPKTEIRFWNEIFYGFSGSLDNRWMFILCLLLFAFLIVGCRQDMAEQPRYDPFEASTFFADGQSARPLPPGTVARGYLREDTEFYTGKSGKDFTNTFPFPVTWTVLERGQERYNIFCSPCHDRTGSGNGMIVRRGYTPPPSFHQDRLREAPVGYFFDVITNGFGAMPDYATQIPPRDRWAIIAYIRALQLSQHARLEDIPAEERAKLSR from the coding sequence ATGAGAAGTCAAAAGCTAAAAGGTCAAAAACCGAAGACAGAAATACGATTCTGGAATGAAATATTTTACGGGTTTTCAGGATCCCTGGATAATCGTTGGATGTTTATCCTTTGCCTGTTGCTTTTTGCTTTTTTGATCGTGGGTTGTCGTCAAGATATGGCCGAGCAACCCAGATATGACCCCTTTGAGGCAAGTACATTTTTTGCCGATGGTCAATCTGCACGGCCTCTTCCACCCGGTACTGTAGCCCGGGGTTATCTCCGGGAGGATACAGAATTCTATACCGGTAAATCCGGTAAGGACTTTACCAACACTTTTCCATTCCCGGTAACCTGGACGGTATTAGAACGTGGGCAGGAGCGGTATAATATTTTCTGCTCCCCCTGTCATGATCGTACAGGGAGTGGAAATGGGATGATTGTACGCAGGGGTTATACCCCTCCCCCTTCGTTTCATCAAGATCGATTGCGAGAAGCTCCGGTTGGTTATTTCTTTGATGTTATTACCAACGGCTTCGGAGCTATGCCGGATTATGCGACCCAAATCCCACCCCGGGATCGATGGGCCATTATTGCCTATATTCGTGCACTACAGCTCAGTCAGCATGCTAGACTTGAAGATATACCGGCGGAGGAGCGTGCCAAACTCAGCAGATGA
- a CDS encoding SCO family protein, which yields MKWVIFMFCLLVAVPVQAHQEKSLSPGDLRIDQRLNEQVPGDLVFRDETGRLIQLGNYFGNKPLILVLSYYRCSLLCPTVLEGLISSLRVLSLNVGEHFSVITVSFDPKDTPEIAATKKEEYLRRYARSGATEGWHFLTGEEASIERLTQVVGFHYTYDAKRDEYAHASGIILLTPQGKIARYFFGVEFAPRDLRLGLVEASANKIGSLVDQVMLLCYHYDPTTGKYSATVLSLVRLGGILTVLALGIFMFVMWRRDRNWSSVSYPLQDDSLQRTKEGP from the coding sequence ATGAAGTGGGTAATTTTTATGTTTTGTCTTTTAGTAGCCGTTCCGGTGCAGGCTCATCAGGAAAAATCTCTATCACCCGGTGACCTCCGTATCGATCAGAGATTGAACGAGCAGGTACCTGGGGATCTGGTATTTCGAGATGAAACGGGACGGTTGATTCAATTGGGGAATTACTTTGGTAACAAACCCCTCATCCTGGTATTGAGTTATTACAGGTGTTCCCTGCTTTGTCCCACGGTTCTGGAAGGACTTATAAGTAGTCTTCGCGTGCTCTCTCTTAACGTTGGGGAGCATTTTTCGGTAATTACGGTAAGCTTTGATCCTAAAGATACCCCGGAGATCGCCGCAACCAAAAAAGAAGAATACCTTCGAAGATATGCCCGTTCTGGAGCAACCGAAGGCTGGCACTTCCTGACGGGGGAAGAAGCATCCATTGAACGTTTAACACAGGTCGTGGGGTTTCATTATACTTACGATGCAAAGCGGGATGAATATGCCCATGCCAGCGGCATCATTCTATTAACCCCTCAGGGAAAGATTGCCCGCTACTTCTTTGGAGTAGAATTTGCACCCAGAGACCTACGCCTTGGTCTCGTAGAGGCTTCAGCAAACAAAATCGGTTCCCTGGTCGATCAGGTGATGCTACTCTGTTACCACTATGATCCTACGACTGGAAAGTATAGTGCTACGGTTTTAAGTCTTGTGCGCTTGGGAGGTATCCTGACGGTTCTGGCTCTGGGGATTTTTATGTTTGTCATGTGGCGACGGGATCGTAATTGGTCTTCTGTTTCTTATCCTTTGCAGGATGATTCCTTGCAGAGGACCAAGGAGGGACCCTAA
- a CDS encoding hemerythrin domain-containing protein has product MKNKDKNQGTGINALEMLTSDHDKVKELFREYEAAGDRAYKKKRDIAEKAFMELEVHTMLEEQIFYPAIQEDGNREDRKLVAESIAEHDVVKGLIEELKKLDPEDEQFDAKFKVLIENVEHHIQEEEEEMFPEAQEQLGEELQHLGIQLKKLKERLLASID; this is encoded by the coding sequence ATGAAAAATAAAGATAAAAACCAAGGAACCGGCATAAATGCCCTAGAAATGCTTACATCTGACCATGACAAAGTGAAGGAGTTATTTCGGGAATATGAGGCCGCAGGAGATCGGGCCTATAAGAAAAAAAGAGATATTGCCGAGAAAGCCTTTATGGAATTGGAGGTTCACACCATGTTGGAAGAACAGATTTTCTATCCGGCCATTCAGGAAGACGGAAACAGGGAGGATAGAAAACTGGTTGCCGAAAGCATCGCAGAACATGATGTGGTTAAGGGTTTGATTGAGGAGCTTAAAAAACTCGATCCTGAAGATGAGCAATTCGACGCCAAGTTTAAAGTGCTCATCGAAAATGTTGAACACCACATCCAGGAAGAAGAAGAGGAGATGTTCCCGGAGGCCCAAGAGCAACTTGGCGAGGAACTCCAACATCTGGGTATTCAACTGAAAAAGCTCAAGGAACGACTTCTGGCTTCCATAGACTAG
- the coxB gene encoding cytochrome c oxidase subunit II yields MKQLPLFPEQASTIAGRVDALFYFLLIITGFLSLLVVLLIIYFAIKYHRRSEAERPRPVEGSLPLEILWTVFTFGLFMVMFFWGASIYSTLAHPPEDALDIYVIGKQWMWKFQHSGGQREINELHIPVDRPIKLIMSSQDVIHDVFVPAFRVKGDVIPGRYTTLWFQATKPGTYHLFCAEYCGTQHSGMIGRVIVMEPAQYQAWLSGNVIQQAGALTPSPVMTGEAPTSGTPQGSTSPAGVTTGMAPGSAAPLAEAPGTGAAEGSLASAGEKLFRDLGCITCHRLGTQGRGPNLVGIFGKSIALQNGETVVADENYLRESILHPQAKIVAGFQPIMPPYEGRLSEEELIQLIAYIKSLK; encoded by the coding sequence ATGAAACAACTTCCCTTATTTCCCGAGCAAGCATCTACCATTGCCGGACGTGTGGATGCGCTTTTCTATTTCCTGCTAATCATCACCGGTTTTTTATCTCTGCTGGTTGTTCTCCTGATTATTTACTTTGCTATCAAGTATCATCGTCGGTCGGAAGCTGAAAGGCCAAGGCCCGTAGAAGGTTCTTTACCTCTGGAAATACTATGGACGGTATTTACCTTCGGCCTTTTCATGGTTATGTTTTTTTGGGGAGCCAGTATCTATTCTACCCTGGCCCACCCTCCAGAGGATGCCTTAGATATTTATGTTATCGGTAAACAGTGGATGTGGAAATTTCAACATTCTGGAGGACAAAGGGAAATTAATGAACTCCATATACCGGTAGATCGTCCCATTAAGCTGATCATGTCTTCCCAAGATGTCATTCATGACGTCTTTGTACCTGCTTTTCGTGTCAAAGGGGATGTGATTCCCGGGCGCTATACAACCCTTTGGTTCCAGGCAACCAAACCTGGAACCTATCATTTATTTTGCGCTGAATATTGTGGGACTCAGCATTCCGGTATGATAGGTCGCGTAATCGTTATGGAACCCGCACAATACCAGGCTTGGTTAAGTGGAAACGTGATACAACAGGCAGGTGCCCTTACCCCTTCCCCCGTAATGACGGGGGAAGCTCCAACTTCAGGTACCCCACAGGGGTCTACCTCCCCTGCTGGGGTGACAACGGGTATGGCTCCAGGATCTGCAGCACCTTTAGCAGAAGCTCCAGGTACCGGTGCTGCTGAAGGCTCCCTTGCATCAGCCGGAGAGAAGCTATTTCGAGATTTAGGTTGTATAACCTGCCATCGACTGGGTACCCAGGGACGAGGACCCAATCTGGTAGGAATATTCGGTAAATCCATTGCTTTACAAAATGGAGAAACGGTGGTTGCAGATGAAAATTATTTGCGTGAATCGATTCTTCATCCGCAAGCTAAAATTGTTGCAGGCTTTCAGCCTATTATGCCCCCTTATGAAGGCCGGCTAAGTGAAGAAGAATTGATCCAGCTCATCGCTTATATCAAGTCTCTTAAATGA
- a CDS encoding PA2169 family four-helix-bundle protein produces MNISHREAISVLNNLIETCKDGENGFQTAAEGIKDSQLKSLFNSYAQQRAQFASELQREVRRLGGQPEDSGSVTASIHRGWMNIKSAVTGEDKAAIISECERGEDVAVKTYKEALNANLPADIRVIVEQQYAKIQEAHDKIRSLEKATSFQK; encoded by the coding sequence ATGAATATAAGCCATCGTGAAGCAATTTCCGTACTGAACAACCTGATTGAAACCTGTAAAGATGGGGAAAACGGCTTTCAGACAGCAGCAGAAGGGATCAAAGACAGTCAACTTAAGAGTCTTTTTAATTCCTACGCTCAGCAACGGGCCCAATTCGCTTCGGAATTGCAAAGGGAAGTCCGGCGTTTAGGAGGCCAACCCGAGGACAGCGGAAGCGTAACTGCATCGATCCATCGCGGCTGGATGAACATTAAATCGGCAGTAACCGGTGAGGACAAAGCTGCGATTATTTCCGAATGTGAACGTGGAGAAGATGTAGCTGTAAAAACTTATAAGGAAGCCTTGAACGCCAACTTACCTGCAGATATAAGAGTTATTGTGGAACAGCAGTATGCAAAGATTCAAGAAGCCCACGATAAAATCCGTTCATTAGAAAAAGCAACCAGTTTCCAGAAGTAA
- the nrfD gene encoding NrfD/PsrC family molybdoenzyme membrane anchor subunit, translating into MKSELPHETTRTKEIGSVRQPGLSPVIEPGHTFESITDKISSIVLTRKTPWGWFVGFGITFLLTLMLLYTIGYLLVVGVGIWGVNIPVGWGFDILNFVWWIGIGHAGTLISAILLLLRQKWRTSINRFAEAMTLFAVACAGLYPAFHTGRPWFDYWLLPYPNTMGLWPQFRSPLVWDVFAISTYGTVSLLFWFVGLIPDLATLRDRSQSRLGRIIYGILAMGWRGSAKHWHRYETAYLLLAGLATPLVVSVHTVVSFDFAVGIVPGWHATIFPPYFVAGAIYSGFAMVMTLAIPIRAVYKLEDFITMRHLENMAKIILVTGLIVAYGYMMEAFMAWYSVNPYERYMILNRMQGPYAPLYWALILCNVLIPQVLWFKRVRTSVPALFVIALIVNVGMWLERFVIIVVSLHRDFLPSSWNMYVPTLFDWSMFVGTIGLFLALLFLFIRFLPMISIFEMRTILPQAEVRELVDYIED; encoded by the coding sequence ATGAAATCGGAACTTCCACACGAAACGACTAGAACCAAGGAAATAGGATCCGTTCGTCAGCCGGGCCTTTCTCCGGTCATCGAGCCGGGACACACCTTCGAGTCGATCACCGATAAAATCAGTTCCATCGTACTGACTCGCAAGACTCCCTGGGGATGGTTTGTAGGTTTTGGGATAACCTTCCTGTTAACCCTGATGTTGTTATATACTATCGGTTACCTGCTGGTGGTTGGGGTTGGGATTTGGGGCGTCAATATCCCGGTGGGATGGGGGTTTGATATTCTTAATTTTGTCTGGTGGATTGGGATCGGGCATGCTGGGACCCTAATCTCGGCCATTCTGCTGCTTTTACGTCAAAAATGGCGAACTTCGATCAACCGGTTTGCAGAGGCCATGACTTTGTTTGCAGTGGCTTGTGCAGGATTATATCCGGCTTTTCATACCGGGCGACCGTGGTTTGACTACTGGCTGCTTCCTTATCCCAATACCATGGGGCTCTGGCCCCAGTTCCGCAGTCCCCTTGTCTGGGATGTCTTTGCAATCTCGACTTACGGTACCGTTTCCCTCTTGTTTTGGTTTGTGGGATTGATTCCTGATTTAGCCACTTTGAGAGATCGATCGCAAAGTCGATTGGGTCGTATTATTTACGGAATCCTGGCAATGGGATGGCGCGGTTCGGCGAAACATTGGCACCGCTATGAGACGGCTTATCTGTTACTTGCAGGATTGGCAACTCCTTTGGTGGTTTCAGTTCACACCGTCGTAAGTTTTGATTTTGCCGTGGGGATCGTGCCCGGATGGCATGCTACCATCTTTCCTCCTTATTTTGTGGCCGGGGCCATTTATTCCGGTTTTGCCATGGTGATGACCCTTGCGATTCCGATCCGGGCAGTTTATAAACTGGAAGATTTTATTACCATGAGGCATCTGGAAAATATGGCCAAGATTATCCTGGTCACAGGCCTTATTGTAGCCTATGGATACATGATGGAAGCCTTCATGGCCTGGTATAGTGTGAATCCTTACGAGAGATATATGATTCTGAATCGGATGCAGGGACCCTATGCCCCTCTTTATTGGGCCTTAATACTGTGTAATGTTTTAATCCCCCAGGTACTTTGGTTCAAACGGGTACGAACGAGTGTACCGGCCCTTTTTGTAATCGCTTTGATCGTCAATGTCGGGATGTGGTTAGAGCGTTTTGTTATCATCGTCGTCAGTCTACATCGGGATTTTCTTCCCTCCTCGTGGAATATGTATGTTCCAACCCTGTTTGATTGGTCTATGTTTGTGGGTACAATCGGTCTGTTCCTTGCTCTGCTGTTCTTGTTTATTCGCTTCCTTCCCATGATTTCCATCTTTGAAATGCGGACGATTTTACCTCAGGCGGAAGTCAGGGAATTGGTTGATTATATAGAAGATTGA
- a CDS encoding cytochrome C oxidase subunit IV family protein: MVEHVESKKVYFTVFVVLMVLTFITIQVAFMDLGWLNNILALGIAVCKATLVALFFMHVRYSTRLTWVVILGGLFWLGIMIALTLSDYLTRSWLTYPGH, from the coding sequence ATGGTCGAGCATGTTGAATCTAAAAAAGTCTACTTCACCGTCTTTGTAGTCCTGATGGTTTTGACTTTTATTACCATCCAGGTTGCCTTTATGGATTTGGGATGGCTGAATAATATCCTGGCTTTGGGGATCGCGGTCTGCAAAGCTACTCTGGTTGCTCTCTTTTTTATGCATGTCCGCTACAGTACGCGTTTAACCTGGGTGGTTATTTTAGGAGGCCTCTTCTGGTTGGGAATTATGATCGCTTTAACCCTCAGCGATTATCTGACCCGAAGCTGGTTGACCTATCCAGGACATTAA
- a CDS encoding cytochrome c oxidase subunit 3 family protein translates to MAKSHSTVLAHHFDSIEQQREASSLGMWIFLVTEIMFFGGLFTGYVVYRTIYPGVFAEGSHHLDITLGGINTVVLITSSLTMALAVRSAQMSNRKSLVIFLILTILLGLTFLGIKLVEYGHKFRDHLVPGFGFSYPGPEAGHVELFFVFYFFMTGLHALHMVAGVGVLTILLILAGRGLFSAEYYTPVELAGLYWHFVDIIWIFLFPLLYLIGLHLKGS, encoded by the coding sequence GTGGCTAAGAGTCATTCGACCGTACTGGCACATCATTTCGATAGTATAGAACAACAGCGTGAAGCTTCCTCCTTGGGAATGTGGATATTTCTGGTAACAGAAATTATGTTCTTCGGAGGCTTGTTCACAGGTTATGTGGTCTATAGGACGATTTATCCCGGGGTATTTGCCGAAGGGAGCCATCATCTAGATATCACCCTGGGTGGAATCAATACCGTTGTACTCATCACCAGTAGCCTGACCATGGCACTGGCAGTTCGAAGTGCCCAGATGAGTAACCGTAAATCGCTGGTTATATTTCTAATTTTAACCATTCTCCTTGGTCTGACCTTCCTTGGAATTAAATTGGTGGAATATGGCCATAAGTTTAGAGATCATCTGGTCCCAGGCTTTGGATTTAGTTATCCAGGGCCAGAGGCCGGTCATGTAGAACTCTTTTTTGTCTTTTATTTCTTTATGACCGGTCTTCATGCTTTACATATGGTGGCAGGAGTCGGGGTATTAACTATTCTCTTGATTCTGGCCGGCCGGGGCCTCTTTTCGGCAGAATACTATACGCCTGTGGAATTGGCAGGACTTTACTGGCATTTCGTAGATATTATCTGGATTTTTCTCTTTCCCTTACTCTATTTAATTGGACTGCATTTAAAGGGGTCATGA
- the ctaD gene encoding cytochrome c oxidase subunit I — translation MIVDRVEPRENYLNADYGIKSWLLTTDHKRIALLYLVSVTLFFFVGGVFAVLIRLELLTPQGDLVQAETYNKLFTMHGVTMIFFFLIPAIPAVLGNFLVPLMIGARDLAFPRLNLASWYFFILGGLIAIWAILAGGVDTGWTFYTPYSSSYSTTYVAVTILGIFLSGFSSIFTGLNFIVTIHRMRAPGLTWFRLPLFIWSLYATSVIIVLGTPVVAITLLLVAVERILRVGIFDPALGGDPLLFQHLFWFYSHPAVYIMVLPAMGVISELVATFSRKNIFGYRFVAFASVAIAVLGFLVWAHHMFVAGLSVYGAMIFSFLSYFVAVPSAIKVFNWTATLYKGSISYQTPMLYAFGFIGLFTIGGVTGLFLASLGIDVHVTDTYFVVAHFHYIMVGGTIMAYLGGLHYWWPKISGRMYPEGWAKLGALVIFIGFNLTFFPQFVLGYLGMPRRYYAYPDEFQVLNVMSSAGASILGVGYLLPMIYLIWSMRYGPRASSNPWPATGLEWRTPSPPPTENFKETPVVTWEPYEFRPREEMEVIGKLNINDESG, via the coding sequence ATGATTGTAGATCGGGTTGAACCGAGAGAGAATTATTTAAATGCAGATTACGGGATAAAATCCTGGTTACTAACCACAGATCATAAGCGGATCGCCTTACTTTATTTGGTATCGGTTACGCTGTTTTTCTTTGTGGGGGGGGTGTTTGCTGTCTTAATTCGACTAGAGCTATTAACCCCACAAGGGGATCTGGTCCAGGCAGAAACTTATAATAAGTTGTTTACCATGCACGGGGTAACCATGATTTTCTTTTTTCTGATTCCTGCTATTCCCGCCGTATTGGGAAATTTTCTCGTGCCCCTGATGATCGGGGCCCGGGACCTGGCTTTCCCTCGCCTGAATTTGGCAAGCTGGTATTTCTTTATTCTGGGAGGACTTATTGCCATATGGGCGATTTTAGCAGGTGGGGTGGATACCGGCTGGACATTTTATACCCCTTACAGTAGTAGCTATTCGACAACTTACGTAGCCGTTACCATACTGGGGATATTTTTAAGTGGCTTCTCATCCATCTTCACAGGATTAAACTTTATTGTTACCATCCACCGGATGCGGGCTCCGGGTTTAACCTGGTTCCGCCTGCCGCTGTTTATCTGGTCGCTCTATGCAACCAGTGTCATTATCGTTTTAGGAACGCCGGTGGTTGCCATTACCCTCCTGCTGGTAGCCGTTGAACGGATACTTCGCGTAGGTATTTTTGACCCGGCCTTGGGAGGGGATCCCTTACTCTTCCAACATCTATTCTGGTTTTACTCCCATCCGGCGGTTTATATCATGGTTTTACCTGCCATGGGCGTGATTAGCGAGCTGGTGGCTACCTTCTCCCGGAAGAATATTTTCGGTTATCGCTTTGTTGCCTTTGCAAGTGTTGCTATCGCTGTATTGGGATTTCTTGTTTGGGCTCACCATATGTTTGTGGCCGGTTTATCTGTCTATGGAGCCATGATTTTCTCATTTCTGTCTTACTTTGTGGCCGTTCCTTCCGCCATTAAAGTCTTCAATTGGACTGCCACTCTCTACAAAGGCTCCATTTCCTATCAAACTCCAATGCTTTATGCATTTGGATTTATCGGACTGTTTACCATAGGGGGTGTTACTGGATTGTTTCTGGCTTCCCTGGGGATTGATGTCCATGTAACGGATACCTATTTTGTGGTAGCCCACTTCCATTATATCATGGTGGGTGGAACGATCATGGCTTATCTGGGTGGGCTACATTATTGGTGGCCTAAAATCAGTGGGAGAATGTATCCTGAAGGATGGGCCAAGTTGGGGGCCTTGGTCATCTTCATTGGGTTCAACCTGACCTTCTTCCCACAGTTCGTTCTGGGCTATTTAGGAATGCCACGGCGTTATTATGCCTATCCCGATGAATTCCAGGTATTAAACGTTATGTCTTCGGCAGGGGCCTCCATCCTTGGGGTTGGTTATCTACTTCCTATGATCTATCTCATCTGGTCTATGCGATATGGACCCCGAGCCAGCTCAAATCCCTGGCCAGCAACCGGTCTGGAATGGCGAACCCCCTCACCGCCTCCAACGGAGAACTTTAAGGAAACTCCCGTTGTAACCTGGGAGCCTTATGAATTTAGACCCCGAGAAGAAATGGAAGTTATCGGAAAACTGAACATAAATGACGAATCCGGTTAA
- a CDS encoding DUF3341 domain-containing protein: MAEFENPSDLVAAARKAYEEGYRKMDAYTPFPIEELTEALGFRQTRLPLIVLIGGLIGCVGGYFLQYYTAVIDYPLNIGGRPLNSWPAFIPVTFECTILVASLFAVLGMLALNGLPMPYHPVFNVPRFALATRDRFFLCIEATDPRFDPETTRYFLERLAPRVVYEVEH; the protein is encoded by the coding sequence ATGGCCGAATTTGAGAATCCAAGTGATCTGGTCGCTGCAGCCCGTAAGGCTTATGAAGAAGGCTATCGGAAGATGGATGCTTATACTCCCTTTCCCATTGAGGAATTAACGGAAGCCCTGGGTTTCCGTCAAACCCGTCTTCCACTTATCGTGCTCATAGGAGGTTTGATAGGGTGTGTGGGAGGATATTTTTTGCAGTATTATACCGCCGTGATAGATTATCCCCTCAATATCGGGGGACGTCCTCTAAATAGCTGGCCAGCTTTCATCCCGGTTACTTTTGAGTGTACGATTCTCGTGGCATCTCTGTTTGCGGTGTTGGGTATGTTGGCCTTGAACGGTCTTCCCATGCCCTACCATCCCGTTTTTAATGTACCTCGTTTCGCCCTTGCAACACGAGATCGATTCTTCCTGTGTATTGAAGCTACAGACCCCCGTTTTGATCCAGAAACGACCAGGTACTTCCTGGAAAGGCTGGCACCCCGTGTGGTCTATGAGGTGGAGCATTAA
- a CDS encoding cytochrome c: MEKTSLRTTDKENPQVSHEHSDVNVRGIFIFGVGLIVLAVVAHLLLWWLFDYFSARDQKQTQPRVPTVSRPQKELPPEPRLQVSPARDMKEMRASEDALLHSYGWVDQKTNTVRIPIEQAMKLIAEKGLPVRSRDGTQGQENTSSQEFFSYELVEDSSSGRTIRGEPYRAPLKLPGIQQVPGLVAAPTVEKPGPSGEPSLKSLASEGEKLFQETGCNVCHKIGSRGRGPDLAGVFGKPVQLQNGETVIADEAYIRESILNPMAKVVAGFPPIMPPYEGKLSDEEVSKLVAYIKSLGSKEK, from the coding sequence ATGGAGAAGACAAGCCTTCGTACCACCGATAAAGAGAATCCCCAGGTGAGCCATGAGCATAGCGATGTAAATGTTCGGGGGATTTTCATCTTTGGGGTGGGACTCATTGTTCTTGCCGTTGTGGCTCATCTTTTACTCTGGTGGCTATTTGACTATTTTTCCGCCCGTGATCAGAAGCAGACCCAGCCCCGGGTGCCAACGGTTTCCCGTCCCCAGAAAGAGCTTCCTCCAGAGCCTCGATTACAGGTTTCTCCGGCCCGGGATATGAAAGAAATGCGTGCATCGGAAGATGCCCTACTTCATAGCTATGGTTGGGTTGATCAAAAAACGAATACGGTCCGAATTCCCATTGAGCAGGCCATGAAATTGATAGCCGAAAAAGGTCTGCCGGTAAGATCCAGGGACGGGACACAGGGCCAAGAAAATACATCTTCACAGGAGTTTTTTTCCTATGAGTTGGTGGAGGACTCCAGCTCGGGTCGAACCATTCGAGGAGAACCTTATCGCGCTCCCCTGAAACTTCCCGGTATTCAGCAGGTTCCTGGATTGGTGGCTGCACCGACAGTTGAGAAACCTGGGCCGTCTGGAGAACCTTCTTTAAAATCCCTGGCATCAGAAGGGGAAAAACTCTTTCAGGAAACAGGTTGCAATGTTTGTCATAAAATTGGCTCCCGGGGCCGTGGGCCGGATCTTGCGGGAGTGTTTGGTAAGCCTGTGCAGTTACAAAACGGGGAAACGGTCATAGCTGATGAAGCGTATATCCGTGAATCGATCCTCAATCCAATGGCAAAGGTCGTTGCCGGCTTTCCCCCTATTATGCCTCCCTATGAAGGTAAACTTAGTGACGAGGAGGTATCAAAACTTGTCGCATACATTAAATCCTTGGGGAGTAAAGAAAAATGA